Proteins encoded together in one Impatiens glandulifera chromosome 1, dImpGla2.1, whole genome shotgun sequence window:
- the LOC124919635 gene encoding xyloglucan galactosyltransferase MUR3-like, which yields MFKILMGRGSPSRSPVQMEKGTGKKQQPSSRLCILLLLSALFWVFLLYFHFVVLGGKSSIGNDDRIELEKISVRSDSEPVVNHSIPSSINGKSSKIKSDRRRSPILQIQPPSVSHPSANLSTNYPFMRALRTVDNKTDPCGGRYIYVHDLPPKFNEDMLKECKTLSLWTNMCKFTTNAGLGPPLENLQGVFSDTGWYATNQFAVDVIFSKRMKQYECLTKDPSLAAAFFVPFYAGFDIARYLWGGYNISIRDAASLDLVNWLEKRPEWKIMGGKDHFLVAGRITWDFRRLSEKESDWGSKLLFLPAAKNMSMLVVESSPWNANDFAIPYPTYFHPAKDNDVFTWQDRMRKLDRKWLFSFAGAPRPNDPKSIRGKLIDQCKSSNKCKLLECDLGESKCHSPSSIMQMFQTSLFCLQPQGDSFTRRSAFDSMLAGCIPVFFHPGSAYAQYTWHLPKNHTRYSVFIPENEIRGENVVSIEERLSRFSAEEVKMMREEVISLIPRLIYADPRSKLESLKDAFDVSVEAIIKKVTKLRKDVIEGRKDNDFIEELSWKYALLEEGQYVGRHEWDPFFSKPKSG from the coding sequence atgtttaaaatcttGATGGGACGTGGATCACCATCGAGATCTCCAGTGCAAATGGAGAAAGGAACTGGCAAAAAGCAACAACCCTCCTCCAGGCTTTGCATCTTGTTGTTGTTATCGGCATTGTTTTGGGTTTTTCTGCtgtattttcattttgttgttCTAGGAGGCAAAAGTAGTATAGGTAACGATGATCGAATAGAATTGGAAAAGATTTCTGTTCGTTCTGACTCTGAGCCAGTCGTCAATCATTCCATACCTAGCAGCATCAATGGAAAATCAAGTAAAATAAAGAGCGATCGGCGGCGTTCTCCGATTCTTCAGATCCAACCGCCATCTGTAAGTCATCCATCAGCCAATCTAAGTACTAATTATCCATTTATGAGAGCTTTGAGAACCGTCGACAACAAGACCGATCCATGCGGTGGCAGATACATATACGTCCACGACCTTCCTCCCAAATTCAACGAAGACATGCTTAAAGAATGCAAAACCCTAAGTCTCTGGACAAACATGTGTAAGTTCACCACAAACGCCGGCCTCGGCCCACCTCTCGAGAATCTCCAAGGAGTATTTTCCGATACCGGCTGGTACGCCACCAATCAGTTCGCCGTCGATGTCATCTTCAGTAAAAGGATGAAACAATACGAATGCCTGACAAAAGACCCTTCTCTAGCCGCCGCTTTCTTTGTTCCCTTTTACGCCGGTTTCGACATCGCAAGATATCTATGGGGTGGATACAACATATCAATTAGAGACGCCGCTTCTCTAGATCTGGTCAATTGGCTCGAAAAACGACCCGAGTGGAAAATAATGGGCGGAAAGGACCATTTTCTCGTCGCCGGTAGAATCACCTGGGATTTCAGAAGATTAAGTGAGAAAGAATCAGATTGGGGAAGCAAACTTCTCTTCCTACCAGCCGCCAAAAACATGTCGATGCTCGTTGTCGAATCGAGTCCATGGAACGCCAACGATTTCGCCATACCCTACCCTACTTACTTCCACCCTGCAAAAGATAACGATGTTTTCACATGGCAGGACAGAATGAGGAAACTCGACAGAAAATGGCTATTCTCCTTCGCCGGAGCTCCACGTCCGAACGACCCAAAATCAATCAGGGGAAAACTAATCGATCAATGTAAATCGTCTAACAAATGCAAACTCTTGGAATGTGATTTGGGCGAGAGCAAGTGTCATTCCCCAAGCAGCATAATGCAAATGTTTCAAACCTCCCTTTTCTGTTTACAGCCTCAAGGTGATTCTTTCACTCGAAGATCTGCTTTCGATTCAATGCTAGCGGGCTGTATACCTGTCTTCTTTCATCCCGGGTCTGCTTATGCACAATATACCTGGCACCTACCGAAGAACCATACAAGATATTCAGTTTTCATTCCTGAGAATGAAATTCGGGGAGAGAATGTGGTTAGTATAGAGGAAAGGCTGAGTCGATTTTCAGCTGAGGAAGTGAAGATGATGAGGGAAGAGGTTATTAGTTTGATCCCGAGGCTGATATATGCTGATCCTCGATCGAAGCTTGAGAGTCTTAAGGATGCGTTTGATGTATCGGTGGAGGCGATAATAAAGAAAGTTACCAAGTTGAGGAAGGATGTTATTGAGGGGAGGaaagacaatgatttcataGAGGAGCTTAGTTGGAAGTATGCTTTGTTAGAGGAGGGACAATATGTTGGTCGTCATGAATGGGATCCTTTCTTCTCAAAACCCAAAAGTggttaa